Part of the Grimontia kaedaensis genome is shown below.
CGGAAGCCGCATGGCGCGATTACGGTGAAGTCATTCTTGTCGACACCAAAGAAGAAGCCGTGAAAGTCAGCGACGAATACGCCTCTGAGCATCTCGAAGTACACGCTGAAGATCTGGACTGGTGGCTGCAAAACCTGCGCAACTACGGCTCTCTCTTCCTTGGGGAAGAGACCAATGTCGCATTTGGCGATAAAACTTCTGGGCCAAACCACATCCTGCCAACCAAAGGCGCTGCCAAGTACACCGGCGGCCTGAGTGCGGGTAAGTTCATCAAGGTGGTGACCTATCAGCGCTCCACCAAGGAAGCGAGCAAAGATGTAGCACAGGTGACTGCGCGTATTTCCCGCCTTGAAGGCATGGAAGCACACGCGAAAACCGGTGATGCACGACTCGCGAAATACTTCCCTGATGAGCAGTTCAACCTGCAGCCAGAGTAAGTAAAACGAAGAGGGACTGAGATGACGGGCAGCATGATAAATCAACTATTCAACCTTGAAGGTCAAGTCGCATTGGTGACCGGAGCGGGTTCCGGTATCGGACAACGCATGGCTTATGCCCTCGCCAAAGCGGGCGCAAAAGTGGTGCTCTCAGGACGCCACCCAGAAACACTGGCACAAACGGCGGTCGCTATTGCCGGTGAAGGAGGAGACGCCGCCATCGAAACTGTTGACCTTAACAAGCGCGAAACCCTGCCCCGATTCATTGAAAAGGTGTCATCGCACTTTGGCGCGCCAGACATTCTGGTGAATGCCGCTGGCGTCAACCTGCGCCAACCAGCCGATGACATCACGCTGGAAAGTTGGGACATGACATTGAACCTCAACCTGTCTGTTCCCTTCTTTCTCGCCAAAGCCTGCTTGCCAGGCATGCGGGAAAAAGGCCACGGAAAAATCATCAATATCGGCTCGCTGCAAAGCTATCGCGCCTTTGCCAATTCGATTCCTTATGGCGCATCAAAAGGCGGCGTCGCGCAGTTGACAAGAGCAATGGCAGAAGCCTGGTCAAAGGAAGGCATTACCACCAATGCCATTGCACCTGGTTTTTTCCAAACACCACTGACAGAAAAAGTGTTCAGTGACGATTCCCTCTCCAAGCATCACGCATCAATGACAGCGGTTGGGCGCAATGGGAAACTGAGCGACTTCGATGGACTGACGGTGTTTTTGGCCTCCAAAGCCTCGGATTACATCTCAGGCCAGATGATTTCTCTTGATGGCGGTTACACCGCGAAATAGGCAGGCAGTAAGGATTAATTGAAATGGATATGAAAGCGCTGGTTTACACAGGTCCAAGTCAAATGACCTACCGCAACGAGGAAGTACCAACACCTCGGGAAGACGAAGTGTTGGTCGAAATCCGGGCGGTTGGGATTTGCGGATCTGATTTACACGCTTACCTCGGTCACGACGAGCGACGCCCTGCCCCATTAATTCTCGGGCACGAAGGTGCGGGTATCGTCCACGGTGGCGAATGGGATCAAAAAGCCGTCGTCATCAACCCACTGGTCAGCTGTGGCGAATGCGAATACTGCCTGAATGGCTTCGCGAACCAATGCCAATCTCGCCAGATTATTTCAATGCCGCCAAGGGAAGGTGCATTCGCAGAGTTTGTCGCTATTCCCAAACGCAACTTAGTGCCGGTACCAGAAGGTATGTCACTCAGCACAGCATCACTGGCTGAGCCGATTGCAACGGGCTGGCATGCCGTCACCAAAGGCGCAGAGCTCAGCAAACGTCCTTTGGTGGAAAACAAAGCATTGGTTTATGGCGGTGGTGCAGTGGGCCTGGCAGCCGCGCTT
Proteins encoded:
- a CDS encoding SDR family NAD(P)-dependent oxidoreductase, with the translated sequence MTGSMINQLFNLEGQVALVTGAGSGIGQRMAYALAKAGAKVVLSGRHPETLAQTAVAIAGEGGDAAIETVDLNKRETLPRFIEKVSSHFGAPDILVNAAGVNLRQPADDITLESWDMTLNLNLSVPFFLAKACLPGMREKGHGKIINIGSLQSYRAFANSIPYGASKGGVAQLTRAMAEAWSKEGITTNAIAPGFFQTPLTEKVFSDDSLSKHHASMTAVGRNGKLSDFDGLTVFLASKASDYISGQMISLDGGYTAK
- a CDS encoding alcohol dehydrogenase catalytic domain-containing protein, yielding MDMKALVYTGPSQMTYRNEEVPTPREDEVLVEIRAVGICGSDLHAYLGHDERRPAPLILGHEGAGIVHGGEWDQKAVVINPLVSCGECEYCLNGFANQCQSRQIISMPPREGAFAEFVAIPKRNLVPVPEGMSLSTASLAEPIATGWHAVTKGAELSKRPLVENKALVYGGGAVGLAAALSLAAQGCKQIYLAETNALRRETVEKANVATVFDPLTDQVVGENTMDLVVDCVGNRHTRMGASAAVKPGGVIIHVGLQDSFEGLDVRKFTLQEVTFAGSYTYTMQDFKATLEAMHNGALGALDWIQERPLSDGANAFDDLLNGRIAAAKVVLLPEG